In a genomic window of Colius striatus isolate bColStr4 chromosome 2, bColStr4.1.hap1, whole genome shotgun sequence:
- the RAB23 gene encoding ras-related protein Rab-23 encodes MLEEDMEVAIKVVVVGNGAVGKSSMIQRYCKGIFTKDYKKTIGVDFLERQIQVNDEDVRLMLWDTAGQEEFDAITKAYYRGAQACVLVFSTTDRDSFKAIPTWKEKVVSEVGDIPTVLVQNKIDLLDDSCIKNEEAEALAKKLKLRFYRVSVKEDLNVTEVFKYLADKYLQRLKQQTAEDPELVHTSSNKIGVFNTAGGSHSNQNSSTLNGGDVINLRPNKQRTKKNRNLFSNCSIP; translated from the exons ATGTTGGAAGAAGACATGGAGGTGGCCATCAAGGTGGTGGTGGTAGGAAATGGAGCTGTTGGAAAGTCCAGTATGATTCAGCGATATTGCAAGGGGATTTTTACAAAAGACTACAAGAAAACTATTGGTGTAGATTTCCTGGAAAGACAAATCCA AGTGAATGATGAAGATGTCAGGCTAATGTTGTGGGACACGGCAGGTCAAGAAGAATTTGATGCGATAACTAAGGCCTACTATAGAG GAGCCCAGGCTTGTGTTCTTGTATTTTCTACAACTGACAGAGACTCCTTCAAAGCAATCCCTACCTGGAAGGAAAAAGTTGTGTCCGAAGTTGGAGACATTCCCACAGTTCTTGTGCAGAATAAGATCGATCTTCTTGATGACTCTTGCATAAAGAA tgAGGAGGCAGAAGCATTGGCAAAAAAGCTGAAGTTAAGGTTCTACCGAGTGTCTGTGAAGGAAGACTTAAACGTAACGGAAG tttttaaatatttggctGATAAATATCTCCAAAGGCTTAAGCAACAAACAGCTGAAGATCCAGAACTAGTACATACAAGCAGTAACAAGATTG GGGTTTTTAATACAGCTGGTGGAAGTCACTCCAACCAAAATTCTAGCACTCTTAACGGTGGAGATGTCATCAACCTTAGACCAAACAAACAGAGGaccaagaaaaacagaaatctctTTAGCAACTGCAGCATACCTTAG
- the BAG2 gene encoding BAG family molecular chaperone regulator 2 encodes MAQAKISAKASEAAQQQQQSGGQLRGRFYRSTSMADRSSRLLENLDQLELRVEAFRDAASAMEQEKETLLEMIHNIQNSQDMRHISEGEREELNLTANRLMGRTLTVEVSVETIRNAQQQESLLHATKMIDEIVNKLLDDLEDAKMRLMSLYGACTSDVPAGPIDQKFQSVVIGCAIEDQKKIKRRLETLLRNLENSEKSITLLEHQKSSVRQSCNSKQD; translated from the exons ATGGCCCAGGCCAAGATCAGCGCCAAGGCCAGCGAGGCggcgcagcagcagcagcagtccgGCGGGCAGCTCCGCGGCCGCTTCTACCGCTCCACCTCCATGGCGGACCGCTCCAGCCGCCTGCTTGAGAACTTGGACCAGCTAGAGCTCAG GGTAGAGGCATTCCGCGATGCAGCATCTGCTATGGAACAAGAGAAAGAAACCCTGCTGGAAATGATCCACAATATACAGAACAGCCAAGACATGAGGCACATCAGTGAAG GTGAGAGAGAAGAACTTAATTTGACCGCTAATCGTCTGATGGGCCGAACCCTCACCGTGGAGGTTTCTGTGGAGACCATCCGCAACGCCCAGCAGCAGGAGTCCCTGCTGCacgccaccaagatgatcgatGAGATCGTCAATAAACTCCTCGACGACTTGGAGGACGCCAAGATGCGCCTGATGTCGCTGTATGGCGCCTGCACGTCAGATGTGCCCGCGGGACCCATCGACCAGAAGTTTCAGTCCGTGGTCATCGGCTGCGCCATCGAGGATCAGAAGAAGATCAAGAGGCGGTTAGAGACTCTGCTCCGAAACTTGGAGAATTCCGAAAAGTCCATCACGTTGCTGGAGCATCAGAAATCGTCCGTCCGACAGTCTTGCAACAGCAAACAGGATTAA